The DNA window CGACTGTAAGTTCGGTTAATGTAAAAGATCTTCCTGCAGATCCTACCACCGGTTTTGATCCTACCACCGGCATGCCTGTTGGTGATAAGAAAATATTTACCTTTTTCAGATTGGCTGACAGCAGTATTGTTCCCAATTCGGACAGTGCTACCACCAAGTGGGATATTGGTTTCCGTGGCAGTACCATCATCACCAATGGCGGTTCAAGTGGTCCCGGCCAGGGAGGTGCATTTATTTTTAGCGGTCTTTTTGCAGATTTGAAGGAAGTTCCTGCAGACAGTACATTTCGCGTGGATCAGAGTTTAACCAATACGGCTATTGGAAAAGGTTGGTACGATTATAATGGGGCAGCTATGGTGTTTACACCCAAGCCAGGGAAAGTTTTGGTAATTCGTACCGCTGATAACAAATACGCCAAACTGGAAATTCTCTCCTACTATAAAAATGCACCGGCAAATCCAACTCTTAACGACCCTGCTCGCTATTATACATTCCGTTATGTGTACCAGGCTGATGGGACAAAGAAATTTTAGATCAGGAGGATCTTTGTTAAATTAAATAGATTGGGTTTTAGCAGGCCGCATTTAAAATGCTGCAAACGTATTGCATCGCAGTTTCAAACTGCGATGATCATTTGGTTAAGTTATATTAGGTTTTAGCAGGCTGCATTTAAAATGCTGCAATCGTATTGCATCGCAGATGCAAACTGCGACAATCTGTGGGAGGAACAGAGTCAGAGGCGTTCAGTCACATTAGTTGGTTATCTTTGCCGTCTAATTTTTCAATATGGCAGATAATAAGATCATCTTTTCGATGGCAGGTGTGGGAAAGATTATTCCACCACAGCGGGTAATCCTCAAGGATATATATCTTTCATTTTTTTACGGAGCCAAGATTGGGGTCCTGGGATTGAATGGATCCGGGAAATCCACTTTACTGAAAATCATAGCAGGCATCGACAAGAATTACCAGGGTAAAATCGAGTTCGATGGCACTTATAAGATTGGCTACCTTGAGCAGGAGCCTACTTTGGATGAGACTAAGACTGTCAGGGAGATTGTGCAGGAGGGCGTGCAGGAGATAGTTGATTTGTTGAAAGAATATGATGAGATCAACTTAAAATTTGCAGAGCCGATGAGTGATGATGAAATGAACAAACTCATCAATCGGCAGGGAGAAGTTTCTGAAAAATTGGAAATAACCGGAGCCTGGGAACTCGACAACAAGTTGGAAGTTGCCATGGATGCATTGCGATGTCCTGAAGGAGATGTGCCGATTAATATATTATCGGGTGGTGAGCGTCGCCGTGTGGCTTTGGCAAGGCTTTTATTGAGCAATCCCGATATTTTACTGCTTGATGAGCCAACGAATCATCTGGACGCTGAATCTGTGCTTTGGCTGGAACAGTACCTGGCAAAATTTCCGGGGACTGTAATTGCAGTTACGCATGACCGTTATTTTCTGGACAATGTGGCAGGATGGATTCTTGAGTTAGACAGGGGTGAAGGAATTCCATGGCAGGGAAATTATTCATCCTGGCTGGAGCAAAAGACCAGCAGACTTGCCGGAGAAGAAAAGCAGGAAAGTAAAAAAAGAAAAGCCCTTGAGCGAGAGTTAGAATGGGTGAGGATGAATCCAAAGGGTCGTCAAGCCAAGAGTAAAGCCCGTTTAACAGCCTATGAGAAAATGGCCGGAGAAGAATCCAAAGAGAAGGAAGCTAAATTAGATTTATTTATTCCACCCGGACCTAGATTGGGTGATGTGGTCATTGAATTGAACCATGTGAGTAAAGCATTTGGTAATCGGGTGCTATATGATGACGTTTCTTTCAAGATCCCAAAGAATGCAATTGTCGGAATTATTGGACCCAATGGAGTAGGTAAGTCTACCTTATTCCGGATGATCATGGGCCAGGAGAAACCTGACCAAGGTGAAATCATTATTGGAGATACTGTGAAGCTCGCATACGTAGACCAGAGTCATAAAGACCTGCTGCCTGAAAAAAGTATTTATGATATTATTTCGGGTGGATTGGATTTAATTACTGTTGGAAATGTTTCGGTGAATGCACGAGCATACATCAGTAAATTTAATTTTGGAGGACAAGATCAAAGCAAAAAAGTAGGAATACTTTCAGGAGGTGAACGCAACAGATTGCATCTCGCCATGACCCTCAAAGAAGGAGGTAATGTATTGTTGCTCGATGAGCCTACAAACGATATTGACGTTAATACCTTACGGGCTTTGGAAGAAGCCGTTGAGAACTTTGCAGGATGTGTTTTGGTGATTTCTCATGACCGATGGTTCATAGACAGATTAGCAACTCATATTCTTTCATTTGAAGATGAAGGGCAGATCATATTTTTTGAAGGAAACTTTGCCGATTATGAAGAGAATAAAAAGCAGAGATTGGGCAATGTAGCACCGCATCGACCTAGATTTAAAAATCTGATCAAAAGTTAGCAACAGATTTTCCAGAGCGCAATATAAGTTTACAGCTTAATTGAATTTGAGTTGTTCGATTATTTGATTTTTGTATCAAACCAGAAATTGGTTTTAATATTGGTGTTAAACTCTGACAATTAAACTTCATTCATTCGGTACAAATAAAATTGTGCTCAGGAAGCTTCCATAAATTTTAAAATCAGGAGTCTCTTAATATTCAAGTTATTATGAAATGAGGGAGTCAGCATCGAAATATTAAGTTAAGCAGGATGCATACCACGGGCACCCAAAATTTACCTAAATGAAATTTGAATTTTGGTCAAGAGCTATTGGGGTATATTTTTTAAAAACTGATACAAGTGAAGCGTAAAGTGTAATGAGTTGTTATAAAATAGTTTATATATATTGGTTTGTATTCATGTCTTAAAGTGTCCTTAAATTAGATTAAGGAGCTTTGTATATTGACAATGAATGAGTTATTTTTATACCCTAAAAACCAAAGATCATGAGGATGTATTTATTTGTGGCGGTCCTGGTAATGGGTTTCAGTTCCGCCTTTGCTTACTCCCCCTCCCCTCTGAGCTTGACAGTGGAATGTCCGCAGCCAGTTAATTTGTTGGAGGGCCAGTCGTATGATACGACGGTCACCGGATTACCCAAAGTCATCGAAAATGATGGAGGAGCGGTTACCATCACCTATCTTGAATATTACACCAAGGGAAATTGTTCCAACAAGAATGACGTAGTGACCAGGATTTTCACAATCCGTAATGCAAAGGGAGATCTCCAGAGATGCAATCAGAGTATTTTTCTTAGACATCGGACCATTAATGAAATTAAATTTCCAACGGATACCACAGTTTCATATCCTAAAACCGGTTCGTTTGTGAGTGCAATCTTAGGTGTGCCTGACGAACTTGGAGCTTTAATTATTAGTTTTTCGGATACCAAATTGTCTTCAGGTTGTTCAAGTCCAGTGCGCATCAGAAGAGTATGGACCATAACAGATCGATGCACCGGAGCTGTGAACACGAGAACTTCACTGATCAATGTGCTTAACTACCAAAATAGTTTTGAGCATCAGAAAGTGGTGGAAGACGATCTATGTGATGAGGAAGGATTGATCAGTGTATCACCCTTGGGTGAGTTTGGTGCCTACACGTATGCATGGAGTAATGGTGCCACTACTTCGATCATCAGCAATCTTAAGCCTGGCATTTATTCTGTGGTGATTACAGATAAATTCAAATGCAATACTTTGGTTTCATTCGGACTGGAATCCATGTCCGTGAAGGCGGATGTTGGAGGAAGAATTGTTACCCAAAATGATTACCGGGTTTATCCGGATTCAATCTACATTACCGATGCGAACAATATCAAAAAATTCTGTTTGTCTGCAAATGGGGGATTGCACTATGGGTTCACGGTAAAAAAGCGCAACAGCGGATTTATGGAATACCGATTGGTCAAACGCACTGATCCGGTGGCCGGAATCTCGACAAAAGATGTGTTATTGATACAAAAGCACATTTTGGGAATTGAACGTTTTTCCGATACATTGAAATACTTCGCTGCAGATGTCAATAATAATTTTAATGTGACTGCTTCCGATATGACAGAGCTTCGAAGACTGATACTCGGGATAAAAGATAATTTTACAGCTGTATTGCCATGGTATTTTTTACGAACAGACTGGAAGCAGGTGATTGCGCCTTTTCAGAGTTTTCAGTCCATCCAATTCAAGGGCATACAGATCGTTAACTTTCCACGTCAAAATGCAGACATCCTAGCACTCAAAATGGGAGACATCGATTTAAGTTATCGACAAACATTCACAGGAAACCAGTTGGATCAAAGACTGAAAGGAACCAGTTGTAAATTGATCCAGGGACCTGTAAAAGTGGTTGGTAATCGAATGGTGGAAATTCCATTCTATCTGACAGCCAACCAGGATGTCATGGGCTTCCAGTTTGCCTTGAGTTTATGTGATGCTGGAGAAATTATTAAAGTGCGGTCTGTACAAATACCTGAAGAAAATATTCATTTGAAAGAAAATGCGCTTATTGTATCGCACAGTACCGGACTTCCTTTGATATGGAACAATCCGCAACCTGCATTTATTCTGACTTGTAGGGTAGATGCATTAAATGATATTAATTATGAGTTTTGTCTGAATGATAAAATCATTTCTGAATATTACGACAGGAACTTAGTAGAATGGGGGCTTGAATTGAATCAGAAAAATGAAATTCCAACTGATCATGTTTCTTACCATTTTAGTCCACAACCTGTGAAAGATCTGTTGCATATACGGTCTGAGCAAATTGGATTATCTTACCTCAGTGTATATTCTACAGATGGAAGAAAAATTGATCAATTGGCGTTTGAATCTGACCTTGATTATGATACAGGCGGTCTTCCCTCCGGATGTTATTTTTACCGGATTGAAAAGAATTCTTATGTCATGCAATCAGGGCGATTTGTGGTGAGCAAATAAATAGTTTTACTTTTACTTTTCAGTTTCTCCCTTGTAGATTTTTACAAAATTTCGATCAGGGATTTAATCGCTTACCACTGCGCAAAACAAACTTTTGTCTTTAAGGTATGGACGAATTCTGAACAGCTCCTCCAAATTTATGATGGCCAGAATATATGAGTAATCGTCACTGTAATATTCAGAAATGATCTGATGAAAATTAATCATTGTAAGGTCTTCTTTGGAATTGATGCGCAAGTAAATTTTTAGGTTTACATTCCTGGTAAATAAATTCGATCCGTTTTGTTCGTGTTTTTTATAAGAGTAGCGGTAGTGATAGGACAGTGCTGAAATATCTGATAAAACAGCACTCCCAGTGGGGTGGCTGCCGGCACCTCGTCCCTGAAAAAATTGCTCACCTGAAAATTCTCCTTCCACAATTACACCGTTGAATTCATTTTCTACTTTGTACAAATTATTTTTTTTGCTGATCAGGTGTGGAATGACATAAGCTGTAATTTGGTGTTCTGCTATTTTTTCAACAACGGGTAGTAATTTAATTTTAAATGATTTTTCTGAGGCAAATTTTATGTCGTGATCGGTAAGCTCGGTGATACCGATGGTGATTATATTCTCAGGTTCAATTATGATTCCGAAGGCATGCAGCGCTAATACAGCGGTCTTGAATTTTGCATCAAAACCTTCTACATCATTCGTAGGATCACTTTCTGCAAATCCAGCCTCCTGCGCTTGTTTAAGCGCAGTTGGGTAGGAGATTTGATCTTCAATTGTTTTGGTGAGAATGTAATTTGTAGTGCCATTGAAAATGCCCGATACTTTTAAAAGATTTTCATTGTCAAAGTATTCTTCAAGTGTTCTGATGATGGGTATGCTGCCGCATGCCGAGGCTTCATACAATAAACTCACCTGATGTTTCTCCTGCAAAGCAAAGAGTTCAGTTAAATGCAAGGCAAGCATTTTTTTATTGGCCGTGACCACATGTTTTCCATTGGTGATTGCGGTTTTGACAATTTCAAAAGCTTCCGTTGCATCGTCAATAAGTTCTACCACCACATCAATCTCTGGGTCATTCAGGATTTCATATTTATCATAAGTGATCATATTCGCACTTACAATCCTTTTTTTGTTTCGATCTTTTACACCAATTTTTTTGATGTTGGCTTTAAATCCGGTGCTGTGGTTAAGGACATAGTATAATCCTTGGCCCACACAACCAAAACCAAACAGTCCAATATTTAGTATTTTCATTTTTTCATTTATTTAATTGATTCAAGTGCCTGAAGTATGTCCTGATGTATGTCTTCGTATTCTTCCAGTCCTACTGAAATTCTTATAAGGCCATCTGTGATTCCGGTTTTCATTCTATCCTCCGGACTCAGTTTGCAATGTGTCGAGCTGGCCGGATGAGTTGCAATAGTTCGGCTGTCACCAAGATTGGGTGAGATTTTAATCATCTGCAAAGCATTCATAAATTGTTGCCCTGCATTAAGTCCTCCTTTTAAAGAAAAGGATACAATACCTCCCCCGGCGCGCATTTGTTTTTTTGCTATTGCATGTTGTGGATGTGAAGGGAGAAAGGGATAACGTAAGTATTCGATGGACGGATGATGTTCCAGATCAGTTGCCAGTTGTAAAGCATTGGCGCAATGCCGATCCATTCTCAGTGAAAGCGTTTCAATGCTTTTGCTTAAGATCCATGCGTTGAATGGTGAAAGTGAAGGACCCGTGATGCGTGCGAATAAATAGATTTCCCTAATTAAATCCTTGCGACCGACCACCACTCCACCGAGAACTCTTCCCTGGCCATCAAAATATTTAGTAGCTGAATGAATTACCAGATCCGCACCATATTTGATAGGTTGTTGTAAATAGGGTGTTGCAAAACAATTGTCCACCACTAAAATCAAGTTATGAGCTTTTGCAATTTTTCCTACCCATTCCAGATCAATGATTTCGATGGCAGGATTGGTTGGCGTCTCCAAATAAATAATTCGCGATTCGGGTTTAATCAGATTCAACAATTCATTTGGATGAGCGGCGCTGAAATAATCACATTGAATGTTGAACCTGGGATAGTATTTGGTGAATAAAGTATGGCTTGCACCGAAGATGGATGAGCAGGATATGATGTGGTCTCCAGCTTGAAGCAAAGGAGTAATGGCATGATAAATAGCGGACATGCCGGATGAGGTAGCTATACCGGCTTCAGCCCCTTCCAACTGACAAATTTTTTCTGCAAATTCATCCACATTAGGATTTCCGTAACGTGAATAAATATAATCATCCGTTTCTTCATTGAAAGCTGCCCGCAGATCTTCCGCCTGATCAAACACAAAACTGGAACTCAAATACAAAGGCACCGAATGCTCCTTGTTTTGCGATCGTTCTGATTGAGTACGAATGGCAATCGTATTAAAATTCTTCTTTTCCATTGAGTGTTATTTTTGAAATTATTTTTGCAGTGGGTTCCAGAGTTTTAGCCACAGAGCAATATTTATCCAATGATAAATCGATTGCTTTTTTGACCTGATCTACTGTAAGTTCGCCATTGATTTTAAAGTGAATTACAATCTTTCTATACAGGGAATAAGTTTCCAATTGTTCGCGGTCACCATCTAGAATGACTTCAAAGCTGCTGTATTTTTTTCTTTGTTTTTTTAGGATGTTGAGGACGTCTATCGCGCTGCAACCACCGAGTGAAGCCAGCAAAACCTGCATCGGCCTCATGCCTTTATTTTGCCCGCCAATATTTTCGGAGGCATCCATAATAAATGAGTTGCCACTTTCATTTTGGGCCTCCATGGTGAAGTTTTCATCTAAGAGTTTTATTACAATATCCATTATTTATAATTTAGAAATGATTTAACTATTTTGTTAATTTTTTTACCTTCTGTAAGGAATCCGTCATGGCCAAATGGAGAACTTATTATCTTAAGTTTAGCATTAGGAATATTTGCTGCCAGAAAATTTTGTTCACTGATTGGAAATAAAATATCTGTTGAAATTCCGATGACCAATGTTTTCGCAATGATTAGAGACAAGGAATTTTCTATACCGGCTCTTCCTCTTCCCACATCGTGCGAATCCATTACCGAGCTTAAAATATAATAAGAATCTGTGGTGAATCTTTTAGCCAGTTTTTCACCCTGGTATTGTTGATAGGAAATGGTGCCATGGTAGTCTGGTTCCTTTTGTTCGTCTAAAGTGCGGTGATACATTTGATAATTTCGGTAACTCAACATGGCAATCGCTCTGGCAGCTTTCAGACCATTTTCACCGGCATCAATGGCCATCCGCTGTGCTTCATTAAAAGCTACACCCCAGGCTGAATGTTTGGCATTGCAGGCGAGTAGTACCATGTGTTCTATGGATGATGGAACCTTGATTGCCCATTCCATGGCTTGTTGACCTCCTTGTGATCCACCGATGATTAAGAAAATTTTATTTAATTTTAAATGTGCATATAATAAGTGGTGTGCATTCACAAGATCTCTGGTGGTGAGTTTTATTTTGTTGAATGATAAACTTTGGTTGCCAGAATCAGTCTGTTTAAATTGTGTTCCATAACAAGAACCAAGATTGTTGGCACAGACAATAAAATATTTTTCAGGATCGAGCAATTTGTTTTTTCCAAATACCACATTCCACCAATCCGCAACATCAGAATTGGCGGTGAGTGCGTGACAAACCCATACAACATTTGATTGGTCCTTATTCAGCTTGCCATAGGTATGATAGGCAATTTGAAGATCGTGCAGGATGGTCCCGGATTCTGTAACAAATGGTTTTTCATGCCTGTATAATTGCACCTGATTCATTTTCTTTCTCGTTTTAAAGTATAAAAAAAAGAGCCTTGCGGGATGCAAGGCTCTTTTTAAGATTTTTTGAATATTTAATTAACTTAAATGTTCATATAGAGGCCTTGCAGGATGCTCACGCATACAACAACACATCATCAAACAACAAACATTTAAATTTTTCATGATCGAATTAGTGGTGCAAATAAAAGCTAATTTTAAAGAATGAAAAAGTCGTAATCATTATTTAACAAAAATTTATGAAACGAGCATAAAAAGAAATATCTGATTTCTATGTAAGACGAAATCAGGACTTGACCTTGATGCTGCAACCAATGGCTTTAGTAATGGAGGGATCAGGATCTTTTCCGTTCATAAGGGCTGCGATTGCGTTTTCAAGATATTTATCTTTTACCATGGCGGCATCTTTTGGGCTGTCGTCAATGGCGCCAATATATTTTACTACACGATTTTTATCCAATAGAAAAACATGAGGCGTTTTCGTAGCTCCGTACATTGGAAAAACTTCTTGTTTTTCATCAAACAGATATGGGAAATTATATTTATGTTTTTTGGCGATTTTTTTCATTTCCTTGGGTCCATCTTCCGGAACAACTGCAGGATCATTTGGATTGATGGCAATCACCGGGTAACCGGAATCGGTATATTTTGCACTGAGTTCAACGATTCTTTTTTCATACATCTTGGCATAAGGGCAGTGATTGCAAGTAAAGATGATGATATATCCTTTTGCATCTTTATAATCTGACATGCTCACAACCTTTCCGTTTATGTTTTTTAAACTGAAGTCGGTCGCTACATCACCAATCTTATATCCCTTTTGGGTAAAAGCCGTTAGACTTAAGGATAGTAATAGCATTAACATGATTAATTTTTTCATAAGCAGTAATTATTTTTTAGTGATTGAATTTATCCAATTGTGAATATCTGCAGCAGAATGGAATTCTTGTTCGGCGAAACCTCTTGTTTGATTCCCAATCACCAAGGTTGCAGGGATTGATCCTGTCCAGCTTGGCTCGATACGGTCGATATAGAAATTTGGATTGTTCTCATCGAGTACCATGACCTTTGACATCACATTCTTCTTTTTTAAGAAATTGCTGAGTTTGGATTGAGACCGATTTAGATCATCCAGGCTGACCAGATATAAAAGTTGTTTGGTACCTTTTATTTCCTGATTGAACGTTTCAAAATTGGGAAGCTCCTTCACGCAAGGTACGCACCAGGTGGCCCAAAAATTAAATACCCGCACCGTATCATCCTGAATGGACAACAGGTCTTCCAGATCACCCAGTTTGATGATCTGATAGTCTCCGGATTGGGCTTTCAGGTGTAGAGTAAGCCCCATTAGAAAGGCCAGCATGAGGTTTTTGATCTTCATCTCATGGAAACGGATGCAGGTGGTTGATTGTTTTAAATTTTCGGGTTCATTTTTATAAATTGGGGCTCGGGTGTGTGAATTAGTTTAATTTAGCCTTTGAATTATGCGTTGGAGCTTCAGGAGGACTTTGGTATTGCTTTCTTCGATATTGGTGTTGTATATCGTGGGGATTTTCTTTATTTATATTTTTATAGATTTCATCGTTTTTTCACCGGTGATACATCCTGCAAAGGCTCGATATAAGCTGGCTCTGCCTTACCAGGAAATCAAATTGAAACATCCAAACGGGGAACAGGTCAACATGTTGGCTTTCAACAATCAGGCACCTTTGAAGGGTTATATACTTTTCTTTCATGGGGCCAATAAAAGTGCAGATTTCTGGGCCGCTTATGCTCCATTTCTGACAGAGCGGGGTTTTAAACTGTACATCCCTGATTACCGTGGATATGGTAAATCAGATGGCAGTCCATCGGAGATCAGTTGGAATGAAGATGCCCAATTGGGGCTCACCTGGCTTAAGACACAGGTTTCTGAAGACAGTATTCTGTTCTACGGCGTTGGGCTGGGTGCTTCAGCTGCGGCGTACTTGGCCACTATCAATCCGTGCAGAATGGTCATACTCGAAAATCCGGTCTATGGTTTGCGTTCCTGGATGAGGGCTTCATTTCCCTTACTGATGTTGCCCTATGAACTCAAATACGACTTTAACCTTTATGAGTATATTCCGAACATTGTGAGTCCTGCGGTCATACTACAAACCAAAAAATCCAAAGACCTGAACAAATTAGAGCAAGCACATCTGCAATCTTTAATGTCAGATCCAAACAATTTTATTTGGCTTGACCATGCGGATAAAAGTTTTCCGCTTGAGGACGAGGAATACATACGTTTATTTGATCAATTAGTGAAGAGTTTATAATACTTTATGAGTAACCGATCCAAGCTGGAGAAATTTGCTGCCAATCTTGCATTTCCCAATGTATTTGAGAACATGGATTTTGATGAGCCCAAGTTGAGGAAGGGATTGAATCAGTATGTTGATTTTCGGAACAAATGGAAGGAAGAATATTTCAAAAATAATTCCCCATTGATCCTTGAGCTTGCCTGCGGTCGTGGAGAATACAGTCTGGGGATGGCCAGGATGCTGCCGGAGCGTAATTACGTAGGCGTTGACATTAAGGGAGCCAGAATCTGGAAAGGTGCCTCCACCGCATTAAATGAACAATTGAATCAAATTGTTTTTGTGCGTACAAAGATTGAATTGTTGGACAAATTTTTTGGGGAGGGAGAAGTGGATGAAATCTGGATTACTTTTCCGGATCCTTTTCCACGACCCAGTAAGTCGAATAAAAGACTCACATCCGATTATTACCTCGACCTCTATCATAAAATTCTAAAACCGGGCGCTTTGTTGCATCTCAAAACAGACGACCCTGGGCTGTATGACTTCAGTGTAGACAGGATGCAATCACATCCGGCCTTCACCTTGATATACCACGAGGATGACATTTATTCCAAACCACTGGTGACACCTGAACTTGAACTGAAGACTTATTATGAAAGAATGCATCTACAAGTAGGGAAAAAGATCAAATATATACGAGCCAAGCATTCTTAATGATTTAAAAAGTATTGCCTTTTTTAGTTTGTCTTAATCAAAAATCTAAAAAATTTCAGCTAATCCAATAGGACAGATAATACAGTACAATTCTTACATTTTTCTTTAGACTATTTATTCGTATTCATTGGAAATGACCATGGTATTTTTCTAAATTGGTGTGGAACAATTTAGGAAACTACCATGGTTATAACTAAATATCTACAAAAGGAGAACGAATATAATTACTTCAACCAAAATGAAGGGTTGCAAATCTGCAATTTGTT is part of the Candidatus Vicinibacter affinis genome and encodes:
- a CDS encoding alpha/beta fold hydrolase, which codes for MRWSFRRTLVLLSSILVLYIVGIFFIYIFIDFIVFSPVIHPAKARYKLALPYQEIKLKHPNGEQVNMLAFNNQAPLKGYILFFHGANKSADFWAAYAPFLTERGFKLYIPDYRGYGKSDGSPSEISWNEDAQLGLTWLKTQVSEDSILFYGVGLGASAAAYLATINPCRMVILENPVYGLRSWMRASFPLLMLPYELKYDFNLYEYIPNIVSPAVILQTKKSKDLNKLEQAHLQSLMSDPNNFIWLDHADKSFPLEDEEYIRLFDQLVKSL
- a CDS encoding thioredoxin family protein, translating into MKKLIMLMLLLSLSLTAFTQKGYKIGDVATDFSLKNINGKVVSMSDYKDAKGYIIIFTCNHCPYAKMYEKRIVELSAKYTDSGYPVIAINPNDPAVVPEDGPKEMKKIAKKHKYNFPYLFDEKQEVFPMYGATKTPHVFLLDKNRVVKYIGAIDDSPKDAAMVKDKYLENAIAALMNGKDPDPSITKAIGCSIKVKS
- the ettA gene encoding energy-dependent translational throttle protein EttA; this encodes MADNKIIFSMAGVGKIIPPQRVILKDIYLSFFYGAKIGVLGLNGSGKSTLLKIIAGIDKNYQGKIEFDGTYKIGYLEQEPTLDETKTVREIVQEGVQEIVDLLKEYDEINLKFAEPMSDDEMNKLINRQGEVSEKLEITGAWELDNKLEVAMDALRCPEGDVPINILSGGERRRVALARLLLSNPDILLLDEPTNHLDAESVLWLEQYLAKFPGTVIAVTHDRYFLDNVAGWILELDRGEGIPWQGNYSSWLEQKTSRLAGEEKQESKKRKALERELEWVRMNPKGRQAKSKARLTAYEKMAGEESKEKEAKLDLFIPPGPRLGDVVIELNHVSKAFGNRVLYDDVSFKIPKNAIVGIIGPNGVGKSTLFRMIMGQEKPDQGEIIIGDTVKLAYVDQSHKDLLPEKSIYDIISGGLDLITVGNVSVNARAYISKFNFGGQDQSKKVGILSGGERNRLHLAMTLKEGGNVLLLDEPTNDIDVNTLRALEEAVENFAGCVLVISHDRWFIDRLATHILSFEDEGQIIFFEGNFADYEENKKQRLGNVAPHRPRFKNLIKS
- a CDS encoding homoserine dehydrogenase; translated protein: MKILNIGLFGFGCVGQGLYYVLNHSTGFKANIKKIGVKDRNKKRIVSANMITYDKYEILNDPEIDVVVELIDDATEAFEIVKTAITNGKHVVTANKKMLALHLTELFALQEKHQVSLLYEASACGSIPIIRTLEEYFDNENLLKVSGIFNGTTNYILTKTIEDQISYPTALKQAQEAGFAESDPTNDVEGFDAKFKTAVLALHAFGIIIEPENIITIGITELTDHDIKFASEKSFKIKLLPVVEKIAEHQITAYVIPHLISKKNNLYKVENEFNGVIVEGEFSGEQFFQGRGAGSHPTGSAVLSDISALSYHYRYSYKKHEQNGSNLFTRNVNLKIYLRINSKEDLTMINFHQIISEYYSDDYSYILAIINLEELFRIRPYLKDKSLFCAVVSD
- a CDS encoding TlpA family protein disulfide reductase; translated protein: MKIKNLMLAFLMGLTLHLKAQSGDYQIIKLGDLEDLLSIQDDTVRVFNFWATWCVPCVKELPNFETFNQEIKGTKQLLYLVSLDDLNRSQSKLSNFLKKKNVMSKVMVLDENNPNFYIDRIEPSWTGSIPATLVIGNQTRGFAEQEFHSAADIHNWINSITKK
- a CDS encoding OsmC family protein, which gives rise to MDIVIKLLDENFTMEAQNESGNSFIMDASENIGGQNKGMRPMQVLLASLGGCSAIDVLNILKKQRKKYSSFEVILDGDREQLETYSLYRKIVIHFKINGELTVDQVKKAIDLSLDKYCSVAKTLEPTAKIISKITLNGKEEF
- a CDS encoding aminotransferase class I/II-fold pyridoxal phosphate-dependent enzyme, which gives rise to MEKKNFNTIAIRTQSERSQNKEHSVPLYLSSSFVFDQAEDLRAAFNEETDDYIYSRYGNPNVDEFAEKICQLEGAEAGIATSSGMSAIYHAITPLLQAGDHIISCSSIFGASHTLFTKYYPRFNIQCDYFSAAHPNELLNLIKPESRIIYLETPTNPAIEIIDLEWVGKIAKAHNLILVVDNCFATPYLQQPIKYGADLVIHSATKYFDGQGRVLGGVVVGRKDLIREIYLFARITGPSLSPFNAWILSKSIETLSLRMDRHCANALQLATDLEHHPSIEYLRYPFLPSHPQHAIAKKQMRAGGGIVSFSLKGGLNAGQQFMNALQMIKISPNLGDSRTIATHPASSTHCKLSPEDRMKTGITDGLIRISVGLEEYEDIHQDILQALESIK
- a CDS encoding HmuY family protein; translation: MKYFFPAMLLFAFILGVSSCNDDEDNSTSTVSSVNVKDLPADPTTGFDPTTGMPVGDKKIFTFFRLADSSIVPNSDSATTKWDIGFRGSTIITNGGSSGPGQGGAFIFSGLFADLKEVPADSTFRVDQSLTNTAIGKGWYDYNGAAMVFTPKPGKVLVIRTADNKYAKLEILSYYKNAPANPTLNDPARYYTFRYVYQADGTKKF
- a CDS encoding T9SS type A sorting domain-containing protein, coding for MRMYLFVAVLVMGFSSAFAYSPSPLSLTVECPQPVNLLEGQSYDTTVTGLPKVIENDGGAVTITYLEYYTKGNCSNKNDVVTRIFTIRNAKGDLQRCNQSIFLRHRTINEIKFPTDTTVSYPKTGSFVSAILGVPDELGALIISFSDTKLSSGCSSPVRIRRVWTITDRCTGAVNTRTSLINVLNYQNSFEHQKVVEDDLCDEEGLISVSPLGEFGAYTYAWSNGATTSIISNLKPGIYSVVITDKFKCNTLVSFGLESMSVKADVGGRIVTQNDYRVYPDSIYITDANNIKKFCLSANGGLHYGFTVKKRNSGFMEYRLVKRTDPVAGISTKDVLLIQKHILGIERFSDTLKYFAADVNNNFNVTASDMTELRRLILGIKDNFTAVLPWYFLRTDWKQVIAPFQSFQSIQFKGIQIVNFPRQNADILALKMGDIDLSYRQTFTGNQLDQRLKGTSCKLIQGPVKVVGNRMVEIPFYLTANQDVMGFQFALSLCDAGEIIKVRSVQIPEENIHLKENALIVSHSTGLPLIWNNPQPAFILTCRVDALNDINYEFCLNDKIISEYYDRNLVEWGLELNQKNEIPTDHVSYHFSPQPVKDLLHIRSEQIGLSYLSVYSTDGRKIDQLAFESDLDYDTGGLPSGCYFYRIEKNSYVMQSGRFVVSK
- the metX gene encoding homoserine O-acetyltransferase, encoding MNQVQLYRHEKPFVTESGTILHDLQIAYHTYGKLNKDQSNVVWVCHALTANSDVADWWNVVFGKNKLLDPEKYFIVCANNLGSCYGTQFKQTDSGNQSLSFNKIKLTTRDLVNAHHLLYAHLKLNKIFLIIGGSQGGQQAMEWAIKVPSSIEHMVLLACNAKHSAWGVAFNEAQRMAIDAGENGLKAARAIAMLSYRNYQMYHRTLDEQKEPDYHGTISYQQYQGEKLAKRFTTDSYYILSSVMDSHDVGRGRAGIENSLSLIIAKTLVIGISTDILFPISEQNFLAANIPNAKLKIISSPFGHDGFLTEGKKINKIVKSFLNYK